In the Candidatus Electrothrix sp. GW3-4 genome, one interval contains:
- a CDS encoding type II toxin-antitoxin system VapB family antitoxin encodes MRTTLDIPESLITEAMQLTSIKTKTALIIRALEELVRKNKIAEIKKYKGRIDLDTDLDILRDRK; translated from the coding sequence ATGAGAACAACATTGGATATCCCTGAAAGTCTTATTACTGAAGCAATGCAGCTAACCAGTATCAAAACAAAAACTGCTCTGATTATCCGTGCATTAGAAGAACTTGTCCGAAAAAACAAGATTGCTGAAATAAAAAAATACAAAGGCAGAATCGACCTGGATACAGATCTTGATATTTTAAGGGATCGCAAATGA